The DNA region GCTGTTCCTCGGCGCGACCTTCACTATTGTCGTCGGTGCTGCCATCGATTAATCATGCGGCAGCTCGAAGCCCAGTTGATGATGCGCAACTACGAAGGCTTCATTCGCTAACGCATTCGATGATGTACGCCGGGGAGGGGTGATGTCCTCCCGGCGTATTGTCTTGTCTCAGGGGATGGGGAGATGTCGACCACACCAATGCGCCACGTTGTGTTCATCGGCCCACAGGGGGCCGGCAAGGGCACGCAGGCCGCGCGGATTGCACCGCGATTCAATCTGCTGCACCTCGCGACTGGCGATTTGTTCCGCGCACTCATGTCGCAAGACAGCGACCTCGCAGCCGAAGTGCGGTCGTACTACGACCGCGGCGACCTGGTTCCCGACGCGCTGACAGCCCGCGTGCTGTTTGCGGCGCTGGACGGCCAGGCAGAGTCCGCCACCGTGAACGGCGCTCTTGTTGACGGTTTCCCGCGCAATGCCGCTCAGGCTGAGGTGCTGGACAATCAGATCGACGGACGCAACGAGTCGCTCGTCGCGGTCGTGCATATCGACGTCAAGCGCGATGTCCTGATGCGCAGACTGACGGGTCGACTGATCTGCAAGACGTGTGGTGCCA from Thermomicrobiales bacterium includes:
- a CDS encoding nucleoside monophosphate kinase, producing the protein MSTTPMRHVVFIGPQGAGKGTQAARIAPRFNLLHLATGDLFRALMSQDSDLAAEVRSYYDRGDLVPDALTARVLFAALDGQAESATVNGALVDGFPRNAAQAEVLDNQIDGRNESLVAVVHIDVKRDVLMRRLTGRLICKTCGATYHREFNPPKVEGICDLDGGELYVRSDDTEEAVARRLDIYFEQTEPLLDRWRERGLVLEIDGDQAIDDVTEAIAAALAPAFADVS